In the genome of Diaphorobacter sp. HDW4A, the window CGGGCGCGAGCCCCAAGGTGATCGCCGAGACCGTGGCCACGCCGCTCGAGGAGTCGATCAACGGCGCGGAAGGCATGCTCTACATGGGCAGCCAGGCGACGACCGATGGCGTGATGACGCTTACCGTCACCTTCAAGCTCGGCACCGATCCCGACAAGGCGCAGCAGCTTGTGCAGAACCGCGTGTCGCAGGCCGAGCCGCGCCTGCCTGAAGAGGTGCGCCGCCTCGGCGTGACCACGGTGAAGAGCGCGCCCGACATCACGATGGTGGTGCACATGGTTTCGCCCAACGGCCGCTATGACATCGACTATTTGCGCAACTATGCCGTGCTCAACGTGAAGGACCGCCTTGCGCGCATTACCGGCGTGGGTCAGGTGCAGATCTTCGGCGGTGGTGACTATTCGATGCGCGCCTGGCTCGACCCGCAGAAGGTCGCACAGCGCGGCCTCTCGGCGAGCGACGTGGTCGCGGCGATCCGTGGCCAGAACGTGCAGGCTGCTGCCGGGGTTGTGGGCGCATCGCCCGGTCTGCCCGGCGTGGACATGCAGCTCTCGCTCAATGCACAGGGCCGCCTTTCCACCACCGAGGAGTTCGGCGACATCATCGTGAAGACCGGTGCCGATGGCGCGGTAACGCGGCTGCGCGATGTGGCGCGGCTCGAACTGGGCGCGGCGGACTATTCGCTGCGCTCGCTGCTCAACAACGAGCCCGCCGTCGGCATGGGCGTGTTCCAGGCGCCCGGATCGAATGCGCTCGAGATCTCCGCGAACGTGCGCAAGACCATGGACGAGCTCAACCGCAATATGCCCGAGGGCGTGGAGTACCGCATCGCCTACGACCCCACGCAGTTCGTGCGCGCCTCTATCGATTCGGTGGTGCACACGCTCATCGAAGCCATCGCGCTGGTGGTGATCGTGGTGATCCTGTTCCTGCAGACCTGGCGCGCCTCCATCATTCCGTTGCTGGCAGTGCCGGTGTCGGTGGTGGGCACATTTGCCGTGCTGCATCTGCTGGGCTTTTCGATCAACGCGCTCAGTCTGTTTGGACTCGTGCTGGCCATCGGCATCGTGGTGGACGACGCCATCGTGGTGGTCGAGAACGTCGAGCGCAACATCGAGGCGGGCCTCACTCCGCGCGAGGCCACCTACCGCGCGATGCGGGAGGTCTCCGGCCCGATCATCGCGATTGCGCTGGTCCTGGTGGCGGTGTTCGTTCCGCTCGCCTTCATCAGCGGGTTGACGGGCCAGTTCTATCGCCAGTTCGCGGTGACGATTGCGATCTCCACGGTGATCTCGGCGATCAACTCGCTCACGCTCTCGCCCGCGTTGGCCGCGCTGCTGCTCAAGGGCCACCACGAGCCCAAGGATGCGCTCACGCGCGGCATGGACAGCGTGTTCGGTGGCTTCTTCAAGCGCTTCAACGCGGTGTTCCATCGCGGCTCCGAGGCCTACAGCGGAGGCGTGCGCCGCGTGATCGGCCACAAGGCCGGCATGTTCGCGGTCTATCTGGCGCTGGTCGGCGCGACCTGGGGGCTGTTCCACCTCGTGCCCGGCGGCTTTGTGCCCGCGCAGGACAAGCAATACCTCGTCGGCTTCGCGCAGCTACCCGATGGCGCCACGCTGGACCGCACCGACGACGTGATCCGCCGCATGGGCGAGATCGTCAAGAAGAACCCGAACGTGGAGGATGCGATTGCGTTCCCCGGTCTGTCGATCAACGGCTTCACCAACAGCTCCAACTCGGGTATCGTGTTCGTCACCTTGAAGCCTTTTGCGGAGCGCAAGCAAGCGGATCAGAGTGGCGGCGCAGTCGCGGGTCAGCTGAATCAGGCCTTCGGTGAGATTCAGGAAGCCTTCATCGCCATGTTTCCACCACCGCCGGTGGCAGGCTTGGGCACGACGGGCGGCTTCAAGTTGCAGGTCGAAGACCGTGCATCGCTGGGCTACGAGGCCATGGACGCGGCGGTCAAGGCTTTCATGGCCAAGGCGTATCAGACGCCGGAACTCACGGGGCTGTTCACGAGCTGGCAGGTCAACGTGCCGCAGCTCTATGCCAACATCGACCGCACCAAGGCGCGCCAGCTCGGCGTGCCGGTGACGGATATCTTCGAGACGTTGCAGATCTATCTGGGCAGCCTGTATGCGAACGACTTCAACCAGTTTGGCCGCACCTACAGCGTGCGCGTGCAGGCCGATGCGGCCTACCGCGCCAAGGCCGAAGACGTTGCGCAGCTCAAGGTGCGCTCGATCACGGGCGAGATGGTGCCACTCTCGGCGCTCATGAAGATCGAGCCCAGCTTTGGCCCCGAGCGCGCGATGCGCTACAACGGCTTTCTTTCGGCAGATGTGAACGGCGGGCCTGCACCGGGCTTCTCTTCCGGTCAGGCACGCGACGCTGTCGAGCGCATTGCCGCCGAGACCCTGCCGCAGGGCATCGGCTTTGAATGGACCGAGCTGACCTATCAGGAAATCCTCGCAGGCAACTCCGCGCTGCTGGTGTTTCCGCTCGCCATCCTGCTGGTGTTTCTGGTGCTGGCCGCGCAGTACGAAAGCCTGACGCTGCCGCTCGCCATCGTGCTCATCGTGCCCATGGGCCTGCTCGCCGCAATGACCGGCGTGTGGCTCTCGCACGGGGACAACAACGTGTTCACGCAGATCGGGCTGGTGGTGCTCGTGGGGCTGTCCGCGAAGAACGCGATCCTGATCGTAGAGTTCGCGCGCGAGCTGGAGTTCGTGGGTCGCACTCCGGTGCAGGCCGCGATTGAAGCGAGCCGTCTGCGCCTGCGCCCGATTCTGATGACCTCGATGGCTTTCATCATGGGCGTGCTGCCACTGGTGCTGTCGACCGGCGCGGGTGCAGAAATGCGCAGCGCCATGGGCATCGCGGTGTTCGCGGGAATGATCGGCGTGACGGCCTTCGGCCTGTTCCTCACGCCCGTGTTCTACGTGCTGCTCAGAAAGCTGGCGGGCAACCGGCCGCTTGCACACCACGGCGCGCATGTTGCACCGATTGAGGGTGCTTCAGGCATGCCGTCCGGCGCTGCCTCCGCACAACCCATGCTGGCTGCGCCGCGCGGTCATGACGAATGAAGCCCCGGGAGAAGAACATGACAAACAAATTGAACCCTTGGTCCCGTATGGCCCTCGCGCCGCTCGCCGCCGCGCTGCTGCTCGCTGGTTGCGCGACGGCGCTGCCACCTGTCGAGCCACTGGCGGGCGTGACGCCTCCGGCCCAGTTCAGCACACCGCAGGATCAAGCCTCGTGGACGACCGCAGCCCCCGCCGAGGCCCAGCCGCGCGGTGAATGGTGGCGCGCATTCGCCGATGCCGAGCTGACCGCGCTTGTCGAGCGTGCAGCGAGCGTCAACAGCGATGTGCGCGTGGCCGCAGCGCGCCTGGCCGAGGCGCGTGCGCTGCTGCGTTCGGCGGACGCGCAGCGCCTGCCGCAGCTTGGCGCATCGGGCGGCGTTGCGCGACAGGCCGGTGCCGACAAGGCCAACGGCATGCAGCCCGCCACGCTGCACACAGCGGGCCTGAATCTGTCATACGAAGTCGATCTGTTCGGCCGCCTCTCCAACGCCAGCGAGGCCGCGCGGCAAGATACCCAATCGCGCGCTGCGCTGCTGCAGAGCACGCGCCTCATGGTGCAGGCCGATGTGGCGCAGACCTATCTGCAGCTGCGCTCGCTGCAGACCGAGCGGCAGCTCGTGCAGCAAAGCCTTGCAGCCTATCGTGACACGCTGCGCCTCATCGAGCGCCGCCACCGCGCGGGCGATGCGGCCGAGCTCGATGTGGTGCGCATGCAGAGCGAGGTTTCTACCACCGAGTCCGAAGCCTTGGCGCTAGAGCGGCAGCAGACCACGTTGACCCACGCGCTCGCGGTGCTGGTCGGCGACGTCGCCACCGGCTTCGCGCTGCCCGATGCGACCAGCCAGATCGCCCTGCCCGTGATCCCCGCCGGCGTGCCCGCCTCGGTGCTCGCCCGCAGACCTGACGTGTCCGCCGCGCAGGCCAATGTGCTGGCCGCACAGGCCCGCGTGGGCGTTGCGCAGGCCGCGTGGTTCCCGGCGATCTCGCTCACCGGCAGCGGCGGCTTTGCCTCGCCCGATCTAGGCGATCTGTTCAAGTGGTCCGCCAGATCCTGGGGCCTGGGCGCGCTGCTGTCGCTGCCCCTCTTTGACGGCGGCCAACGTGCCGCGCAGGAAGAGGGCGCCAAGGCCCGCCTCGAAGTCGCGCTGGCCGAGCAACGTGGTCAGGTGCTCGCCGCACTGCGCGACGTGGAGGACCAGCTCGGCACCTTGCGCTTGCTCCAGGGTCAGGCGGAAGTGCTGGGCCAGGCCGTGCAATCTGCAGAGCGCGCCACGCATCTGTCCGACGTGCGCTACCGCAACGGCCTCGTGAGCCAGCTCGAACTCCTCGACGCCCGCCGCAACGAACTGCGCAATCGCAGACAAGCTCTGCAGGTCCGTACCTCGCAATACACCGCCACCATCGCCCTCATTCGCGCACTCGGTGGCGACTGGACTGTGTGAGCCTGTGAAGAAGTCCACGGTTATCCCTGTTCTGGATGGACAGGCGTGTGGATAAGCCGGTAAAACTGCTGTATGAGCCATGCAAGTGATTGATGTGAAAGGAGTTTCAATCACTTGCTTAATTTTTGAACAACAGAGCCAGACTTGTGCCCGCCTGCGTTGGACAGGCTTGTGGATAACTGTGAACAAGAGTTGTATGGAGCATGCAAGTCATTGATTTCAAAGTGATTTGCATGCGCTGCCTAAAAAATGAGCGATATCCAGGCATGCACTGCTCAAATTTCAGGCAACCCGCGCTTTCCGGCAAAACCTCGCATGAATCCTCGATTTATCCCTTGTTTTGCTGGACAAGCATGTGGATAAGCCTGAACTAGTGCTGTACGGTAAGCGCAAGTGGTTGATTTTTAAGGGATGTGCATGCGCTGCTTAATTTACGGGCAACACTGCACCAGTTATCCCATGCAGCTGCGGACAGACTTGTGGATAAGCTTGGGCAAGTCTTGTACGGTGGAGGTAAGTGGCTGATTTGCAAGGGAAAGTGATGGGCTGCTTAATTCGCGAGCAATCGGGTGAGGCCCGAAGGTCCTTGGTCAGGCTCAAAAGTGGAGCCCGTGACTACTCAGATTTGAAGCGCTGGGTTCGCCACGCTTGATACGTACGGAGCACGAAATATTCGACTCCGACCAACGCTGTAGCACCAACCATCGCAATGGGCAACCAGAACACAGCAAACACCACCAACTGGAATCCCCATTCATGGGCGTGCAGGTCTGAGTGTGGTGGAGGCGGTGTCGCCAGCAATGCCTGTGTTTTGGCGAGGAACCAGACAGCAGCCACCGCGACGATGCAGAGAAGCTGTACAACAGCCAATTTACGAAGCATCGATTTGCCCTTTCTGCTTTCTCTTGGTCTGATCTGTATTCAGTCAAGATCGAGACTGAATGATCTTTCAAGCGGCTGCAACACGGGCAATCTTGTCAGGTGAAGCTCCCTGCCCTGATCATGGCGTCGCGAATCTCCTCACCTCCGCCGCGTCACCATCAATCGCGATATCGCCTGCGATGTCTGCAGCAGCTGCGGCAGCAGTTCGTTTTTCATCATCTCCACACTGGTCCGATTCGATTGCCCGCTGATGTTGAGCGCGGCGATGATGTTGCCTGCGCGGTCTTTGATGGGGGCGGCGATGGAGGTCAAGCCTTCTTCGAGCTCCTGGTTGAGCAGGCACCAGCCTTGTTCGCGGGCTTCGCGGATGCGGGTGAGGAGGGTGGCGTCGTCCATCGCGGTGTATTGCGTGTATTGCTTGCGTGGCAGGCGGGCGAGGCGGTCTTGCAGGTCGTCTTCGGGCAGTCCGGCGAGCAGCACGCGGCCGAGCGAGGTCCAGAACGCGGGCAGACGTGAGCCGACCGAGAGGTTGGTGCTCATGATCTTGTGGGTGTGCACGCGCAGCACGTAGACGATCTCCAGATCATCGAGCACGGCGGTGGAGCAGGACTCGTGCACCTTTTCCACGAGCTGGTCCATCAGCGGCTCGGCCAGGTCCCACATCGGCATGGAGGTGAGATAGGCGAAGCCGAGGTCGAGGATCTTGGGCGTGAGGCGGAAATGTCGCTCGTCGCTCGTCACATAGCCCAGCGTCTGCAGCGTGAGCAGGATGCGCCGCGCTCCGGCGCGGGTGAGGCCAGTCTGGGCGGCCACTTCACTCAGGGTCTGTTCGGGCGCGTTGGCGTTGAAGGAGCGGATCACTTCCAGCCCTCGGGCGAAGGACTGGACGTAGGTATCGCCGGGGGTGGGTGCTGTCATGGATGAATTTTCTCGTCATTTGCCTGTAGGACAAGCGGATTACAAGGGTTATCCCTAGGCGGTTGCCATTGTCGAGCAACAGCTTTGCGGCCTAGAATTCATTATACGAACATTTGTTCTTAATGCGAACAAAATTCGATAATGCAGAGATTCAGACTCCACGGTCGGGCGCTGGTCCGGCACTTTCTTCCACCTCTCCATCCCCTTCAAGACATGATCAACAAGATTGCGGACTCAGTGGCTCAGGCCCTGCAAGGCATCCAGGACGGTGCCACGGTATTGATCGGCGGGTTCGGCACGGCCGGCATCCCCGGTGAACTCATCGACGGTCTGATCGAGCAGGGCGCGCGCGATCTCACCGTGGTCAACAACAATGCGGGCAACGGCGATGCGGGCCTCGCCGCGCTGCTCAAGGCGGGCCGGGTGCGCAAGATTCTGTGCAGCTTTCCGCGCCAAGCCGACAGCTATGTGTTCGACGAGCTGTACCGCAGCGGCAAGCTGGAGCTGGAGCTGGTGGCCCAGGGCAATCTGGCCGAGCGCCTGCGTGCGGCCGGTGCAGGTGTGGGTGCGTTCTTCTGTCCCACGTCCTTCGGCACCGAGCTGGCCAAGGGCAAGGAAACCCGCGAGATCAACGGTCGCCAGTACGTGCTGGAGTACCCGATCCACGGCGATGTGGCGCTGATCAAGGCCGAGGCCGGTGACCGCTGGGGCAACCTCACTTACCGCAAGGCGGCGCGCAACTTCGGTCCCGTGATGGCGACTGCGGCCAAGCGCACGATCGCGTCGGTGCACGAGATCGTCGAGCTCGGTGCGCTCGATCCCGAAAACATCGTCACCCCGGGCATCTTCGTGAGCAAGATCGTGAAGATCGAGCGTGTGGCCACACAGGCTGGCGGCTTCAAGAAGTAAGGAAACCATCGTGAGCAACTACACAAAACGTTCCAAGGACGAACTGGCAGCCCGCGTGGCACGCGACATCCATGACGGTGCCTATGTGAATCTGGGCATCGGCCAGCCGACGCTGGTGGCCAACCACATTCCCGAAGGCCGCGAGGTTATTCTGCAGAGCGAGAACGGCATCCTCGGCATGGGTCCGGCACCCGCGGCGGGCGCGGAAGACTACGATTTGATCAATGCCGGAAAGCAGCCGGTGACGCTGCTCGCGGGCGGCGCTTTTTTCCACCATGCCGACAGCTTTTCGATGATGCGCGGCGGCCATCTCGACATCTGCGTGCTCGGCGCGTTCCAGGTGTCCGAGACCGGCGACCTTGCCAACTGGAGCACCGGCGAGCCCGGCGCGATTCCGGCCGTGGGCGGTGCGATGGATCTGGCCATCGGCGCCAAGCAGACCTGGGTGATGATGGACCTGCTCACCAAGAAAGGCGAGAGCAAGATCGTCAAGCAATGCAGCTATCCGCTGACCGGCATCGGCTGCGTCAAGCGCATCTACACCGACCTTGCTACGCTGGCGTGTACGGACGAGGGCCTCGTGCTGATCGACAAAGTCGACGGCCTGGAACTCGCCGAACTCGAGAAGCTGGTGGGCCTGCCGATCAAGGCAGCCTGAGCCGCACGTATTCGAACGTATTGCATCCATCATTCAACGGAGACACTGAACAATGACCACCCAAGCTTTCATCTGCGACGCCATCCGCACTCCCTTCGGCCGCTACGGCGGCGCGCTTGCGGGCGTGCGTACCGATGACCTCGGAGCGCTGCCGATCAAGGCGCTCATGGAGCGCAATCCCAACGTCGACTGGAAGGCCGTCACCGACGTGATCTACGGCTGCGCCAACCAGGCCGGTGAAGACAACCGCAACGTCGCCCACATGTCCTCGCTGCTCGCAGGTCTGCCGGTCGAGGTGCCGGGTTCGACCGTGAACCGCCTGTGCGGTTCGGGCCTTGACGCCGTAGGTACCGCCGCGCGCGCCATCAAGTCGGGCGAGGCGGGTCTGATGATCGCCGGTGGTGTGGAAAGCATGAGCCGTGCACCCTTCGTCATGCCCAAGGCCGAGTCCGCCTTCAGCCGCAACAACGCGGTGTACGACACGACCATCGGCTGG includes:
- a CDS encoding efflux RND transporter permease subunit, whose translation is MNLSRFFIDRPIFAGVLSVLIFLSGLIAMRALPISEYPEVVPPSVVVRAQYPGASPKVIAETVATPLEESINGAEGMLYMGSQATTDGVMTLTVTFKLGTDPDKAQQLVQNRVSQAEPRLPEEVRRLGVTTVKSAPDITMVVHMVSPNGRYDIDYLRNYAVLNVKDRLARITGVGQVQIFGGGDYSMRAWLDPQKVAQRGLSASDVVAAIRGQNVQAAAGVVGASPGLPGVDMQLSLNAQGRLSTTEEFGDIIVKTGADGAVTRLRDVARLELGAADYSLRSLLNNEPAVGMGVFQAPGSNALEISANVRKTMDELNRNMPEGVEYRIAYDPTQFVRASIDSVVHTLIEAIALVVIVVILFLQTWRASIIPLLAVPVSVVGTFAVLHLLGFSINALSLFGLVLAIGIVVDDAIVVVENVERNIEAGLTPREATYRAMREVSGPIIAIALVLVAVFVPLAFISGLTGQFYRQFAVTIAISTVISAINSLTLSPALAALLLKGHHEPKDALTRGMDSVFGGFFKRFNAVFHRGSEAYSGGVRRVIGHKAGMFAVYLALVGATWGLFHLVPGGFVPAQDKQYLVGFAQLPDGATLDRTDDVIRRMGEIVKKNPNVEDAIAFPGLSINGFTNSSNSGIVFVTLKPFAERKQADQSGGAVAGQLNQAFGEIQEAFIAMFPPPPVAGLGTTGGFKLQVEDRASLGYEAMDAAVKAFMAKAYQTPELTGLFTSWQVNVPQLYANIDRTKARQLGVPVTDIFETLQIYLGSLYANDFNQFGRTYSVRVQADAAYRAKAEDVAQLKVRSITGEMVPLSALMKIEPSFGPERAMRYNGFLSADVNGGPAPGFSSGQARDAVERIAAETLPQGIGFEWTELTYQEILAGNSALLVFPLAILLVFLVLAAQYESLTLPLAIVLIVPMGLLAAMTGVWLSHGDNNVFTQIGLVVLVGLSAKNAILIVEFARELEFVGRTPVQAAIEASRLRLRPILMTSMAFIMGVLPLVLSTGAGAEMRSAMGIAVFAGMIGVTAFGLFLTPVFYVLLRKLAGNRPLAHHGAHVAPIEGASGMPSGAASAQPMLAAPRGHDE
- a CDS encoding efflux transporter outer membrane subunit — encoded protein: MTNKLNPWSRMALAPLAAALLLAGCATALPPVEPLAGVTPPAQFSTPQDQASWTTAAPAEAQPRGEWWRAFADAELTALVERAASVNSDVRVAAARLAEARALLRSADAQRLPQLGASGGVARQAGADKANGMQPATLHTAGLNLSYEVDLFGRLSNASEAARQDTQSRAALLQSTRLMVQADVAQTYLQLRSLQTERQLVQQSLAAYRDTLRLIERRHRAGDAAELDVVRMQSEVSTTESEALALERQQTTLTHALAVLVGDVATGFALPDATSQIALPVIPAGVPASVLARRPDVSAAQANVLAAQARVGVAQAAWFPAISLTGSGGFASPDLGDLFKWSARSWGLGALLSLPLFDGGQRAAQEEGAKARLEVALAEQRGQVLAALRDVEDQLGTLRLLQGQAEVLGQAVQSAERATHLSDVRYRNGLVSQLELLDARRNELRNRRQALQVRTSQYTATIALIRALGGDWTV
- a CDS encoding IclR family transcriptional regulator C-terminal domain-containing protein, whose product is MTAPTPGDTYVQSFARGLEVIRSFNANAPEQTLSEVAAQTGLTRAGARRILLTLQTLGYVTSDERHFRLTPKILDLGFAYLTSMPMWDLAEPLMDQLVEKVHESCSTAVLDDLEIVYVLRVHTHKIMSTNLSVGSRLPAFWTSLGRVLLAGLPEDDLQDRLARLPRKQYTQYTAMDDATLLTRIREAREQGWCLLNQELEEGLTSIAAPIKDRAGNIIAALNISGQSNRTSVEMMKNELLPQLLQTSQAISRLMVTRRR
- a CDS encoding 3-oxoacid CoA-transferase subunit A, with product MINKIADSVAQALQGIQDGATVLIGGFGTAGIPGELIDGLIEQGARDLTVVNNNAGNGDAGLAALLKAGRVRKILCSFPRQADSYVFDELYRSGKLELELVAQGNLAERLRAAGAGVGAFFCPTSFGTELAKGKETREINGRQYVLEYPIHGDVALIKAEAGDRWGNLTYRKAARNFGPVMATAAKRTIASVHEIVELGALDPENIVTPGIFVSKIVKIERVATQAGGFKK
- a CDS encoding 3-oxoacid CoA-transferase subunit B, encoding MSNYTKRSKDELAARVARDIHDGAYVNLGIGQPTLVANHIPEGREVILQSENGILGMGPAPAAGAEDYDLINAGKQPVTLLAGGAFFHHADSFSMMRGGHLDICVLGAFQVSETGDLANWSTGEPGAIPAVGGAMDLAIGAKQTWVMMDLLTKKGESKIVKQCSYPLTGIGCVKRIYTDLATLACTDEGLVLIDKVDGLELAELEKLVGLPIKAA